One window from the genome of Candoia aspera isolate rCanAsp1 chromosome 15, rCanAsp1.hap2, whole genome shotgun sequence encodes:
- the LIF gene encoding leukemia inhibitory factor: MTGRMESENRRVISMLLTTHCRLSSGRPLHQESNNSMCHDVRPCKHHVFDQVRCLVSRLNMSASGLFESYLRSQGPPFTEKKELDVFCEPDHTFPPFVSPTSHKKEILINLYKIFVFFNASLGNITSDQEILHSDKEDLLRRLRNTTNNTSGLLANLTCLLCSEYKVDHVDVTYGSSSSSDNFEKKRQGCQILRKYKRVISHAAQALGHCHLKQT, translated from the exons ATGACAGGAAGGATGGAAAGTGAAAACCGAA GAGTCATCTCCATGCTACTGACCACACACTGCAGACTCTCATCTGGGAGACCTTTGCACCAGGAGAGCAACAATTCCATGTGTCATGATGTTCGTCCTTGCAAACACCATGTCTTTGATCAAGTCCGGTGCCTGGTGTCACGTCTGAACATGTCAGCTTCAGGGTTATTTGAGAGCTAT CTCAGAAGCCAAGGCCCCCCCTTCACCGAGAAGAAGGAGCTGGATGTCTTTTGTGAACCTGACCACACGTTTCCTCCTTTTGTCAGCCCGACCAGTcacaagaaggaaatattgatcAACCTCTACAAGATCTTTGTCTTTTTCAACGCCTCCTTGGGCAACATCACCAGCGACCAGGAAATCCTGCACAGTGACAAGGAAGACTTGCTACGGCGACTCAGAAACACCACCAACAACACCAGCGGCCTCCTGGCCAATCTCACGTGCCTGCTGTGCTCCGAGTACAAGGTCGACCACGTGGATGTGACGTACGGCAGTAGCTCCAGCAGTGACAACTTTGAGAAAAAACGACAAGGCTGCCAGATACTCCGAAAATACAAAAGAGTCATCAGCCATGCTGCCCAAGCTTTGGGACATTGCCACCTCAAGCAGACGTGA